A single genomic interval of Penaeus chinensis breed Huanghai No. 1 chromosome 23, ASM1920278v2, whole genome shotgun sequence harbors:
- the LOC125037404 gene encoding integrator complex subunit 9-like: MKLYCLSGHPNKPCNVVTFKSVTLMLDCGLDMSSVSHFLPLPLVASHRLGSLSTWVPRDADSQLEGELRECMSRIFVDSPPEIGPPTSGLMDFAEVDAILVSNYLSMLALPFITNGTGFKGVVLMTEPTMQVGRIFMEELVEYIERTPKARHAYRWKHYLRSLPQPLCDVKGPKTWQQAYSLKDINAALSHVQIVAYNEKIDICGALKVTAVSSGFCLGSCNWLISSDHEKLAYLSGSSTLTTHPRPIDQTSLKNADVLIMTALNHTPMFNPDSMLGEFCVAVAQTVRSGGNALVPCYPSGVVYDLFECLSNHLDNLGLSLIPMYFVSPMAESSLAYSNIFSEWLSSSKQGKVYNMDDPFPHAHLTRTGRLKPFKSLHAEGFSSEYRQPCIVFCGHPSLRFGDAVHFIEMWGNNPQNAVLFTEPEFDFAEALAPFQPLAMRPVYCPIDTSLNFTQARKLISELKPGKLVVPEMYLRPPPSAPHRTDLTLNLEETPLTYSECQVLDLGIHRRLESVKLAPGLALALNLSNIRPGLSTATISAGLHVQDNKYVLKPLEDEDTISKLPNSYPYGNLSVDDLVQRLAQAGLTDARVEELPGVCIITLENEDVIIKISDASTHIICSNTKLREKLRDILLECLSSF; the protein is encoded by the exons ATGAAGCTG TACTGCTTAAGCGGACACCCCAACAAGCCCTGCAATGTGGTGACCTTCAAGAGCGTTACCTTGATGTTGGACTGTGGCTTGGACATGAGCAGCGTGAGCCACTTTCTCCCGCTGCCTCTTGTAGCGTCACATCGCCTAGGCAGCCTCAGCACCTGGGTTCCACGGGATGCTGACTCACAGCTTGAAGGG GAACTACGGGAGTGCATGAGCAGAATATTTGTAGACTCTCCGCCTGAAATTGGTCCTCCTACGTCCGGTCTTATGGACTTTGCGGAAGTGGATGCAATTTTGGTGTCAAACTATCTGAGTATGTTGGCCCTTCCCTTCATCACCAACGGCACAGGATTCAAAGGAGTGGTGCTCATGACAGAACCAACAATGCAGGTTGGAAG AATATTTATGGAGGAACTGGTTGAATACATTGAGAGGACCCCAAAAGCCAGACATGCATATAGATGGAAACATTACTTGCGGTCTCTCCCTCAACCACTCTGTGATGTCAAAGGTCCCAAGACCTGGCAGCAGGCTTATTCCTTGAAGGACATTAATGCTGCCCTTTCTCATGTACAAATTGTGGCTTATAATGAAAAGATT GATATTTGTGGAGCACTAAAGGTGACAGCAGTTAGTTCTGGCTTTTGCCTGGGGAGCTGTAACTGGCTTATAAGTTCTGATCATGAAAAG TTAGCTTACCTCAGTGGCTCCTCAACTCTGACTACTCATCCTCGACCGATTGATCAGACGTCACTCAAAAATGCCGATGTGCTTATTATGACGGCCCTGAATCACACACCCATGTTCAACCCAGATTCCATGCTGGGAGAGTTTTGTGTTGCTGTGG CTCAAACTGTACGGAGTGGTGGTAACGCCTTGGTTCCATGCTATCCTAGTGGAGTTGTCTACGATCTTTTTGAGTGCTTATCAAACCACCTCGATAACCTGGGACTTTCGCTGATCCCCATGTATTTTGTCTCTCCCATGGCTGAAAGCTCGCTAGCCTACTCCAACATCTTTTCAGAGTG GCTATCGTCTAGTAAACAAGGGAAAGTTTACAACATGGACGACCCCTTCCCACACGCGCACCTCACTCGCACAGGCAGACTTAAACCATTCAAGAGTCTTCATGCTGAAGGTTTCAGTAGTGAGTACAGACAG ccatgtATTGTATTCTGTGGACATCCAAGCTTAAGGTTTGGAGATGCTGTGCACTTTATAGAAATGTGGGGGAATAACCCACAAAATGCCGTCTTGTTTACCG AGCCTGAGTTTGATTTTGCGGAAGCCCTTGCCCCCTTCCAGCCACTAGCCATGCGACCAGTCTACTGCCCAATCGACACCAGTCTCAACTTTACTCAG GCAAGAAAATTAATAAGTGAGCTAAAGCCAGGGAAGCTTGTTGTGCCGGAGATGTATCTGCGGCCACCTCCGAGCGCCCCACACCGCACAGACCTCACTCTAAATCTC GAGGAGACCCCATTGACGTACAGTGAGTGCCAAGTCCTGGACCTTGGAATCCACAGAAGACTTGAGAGTGTGAAGCTGGCCCCTGGTCTGGCTCTGGCTCTCAACCTGAGCAACATCCGACCTGGCCTCAGCACGGCCACCATATCTGCAGGATTGCACGTCCAGGACAACAAATATGTGTTAAAG CCTTTAGAGGATGAAGACACCATCAGTAAGTTGCCTAACAGTTACCCGTATGGAAACCTGTCTGTCGATGACTTGGTCCAGAGACTTGCACAGGCAGGTTTGACAGATGCGAGAGTAGAAGAGTTGCCCGGAGTTTGCATTATTACTTTG GAAAATGAAGATGTAATAATCAAGATCAGTGACGCCTCAACACACATTATATGCAGCAACACTAAATTACGCGAGAAGTTACGGGACATCCTGTTGGAGTGTCTTAGCTCCTTTTAA